One region of Aestuariirhabdus haliotis genomic DNA includes:
- a CDS encoding adenylate/guanylate cyclase domain-containing protein, which produces MNVQPIHVPEEPLSQWMLNEAWRLPDAQSLTKALVERLLSLGVPLYRVRITLRLLHPQITGFSFTWVKGDDEITVYNPPHEMLHSETYRDSPYWAIFEEGAGAIRRRLSGPDAQLDYPLLSELADEGASDYVALPIEFMDGSIHAITLAADKGPGFSTEHLAMIYELLPAMGRVLEIYALRCTSQILLETYLGKRTGSQVLQGRIKRGDGEQIEAIIWFCDLRGSTQMADQMGLEAFIEKLNQFFEIMAQSVLEQDGEVLRYIGDAMLAIFPIGKHGCEAVPAKVAANALMAARCAISRMQSEPECKGMEFGIGLHFGTVMYGNIGSPSRLEFTAIGAAANEAARIQDLTKSLGVPLLASHQFVEKHGGQGEDGWRFNGSFPLRGVSGERRVYTPHQQQCDSNN; this is translated from the coding sequence TTGAATGTACAGCCGATTCATGTGCCTGAAGAGCCCTTATCCCAGTGGATGCTTAACGAAGCCTGGCGTTTGCCGGATGCCCAAAGTCTGACCAAGGCACTGGTTGAGCGGCTGCTCTCCTTGGGTGTACCTCTCTACCGTGTACGCATTACACTGAGGTTATTGCACCCGCAAATTACAGGTTTCAGCTTTACCTGGGTGAAAGGGGACGACGAAATTACCGTTTATAACCCACCCCATGAAATGCTGCATTCGGAAACCTACCGAGACAGCCCATACTGGGCCATTTTTGAAGAGGGCGCCGGGGCTATTCGCCGACGGTTAAGCGGTCCTGATGCTCAGCTCGATTATCCGTTGTTGTCCGAACTGGCTGACGAGGGCGCTAGCGATTATGTGGCGCTCCCCATTGAATTTATGGATGGCAGCATTCACGCCATCACCTTGGCGGCGGATAAAGGCCCTGGTTTTTCTACAGAGCATTTGGCGATGATCTACGAACTTTTACCTGCAATGGGCCGGGTATTGGAGATTTATGCGCTGAGATGCACTTCGCAAATACTGCTGGAAACCTACCTCGGCAAGCGAACGGGAAGCCAGGTGTTACAAGGCCGAATCAAGCGTGGGGACGGAGAACAGATCGAGGCCATTATATGGTTTTGTGATCTTCGTGGATCGACCCAAATGGCCGATCAGATGGGTTTGGAGGCTTTTATTGAAAAGCTTAATCAATTTTTTGAAATTATGGCTCAATCGGTTCTGGAGCAAGATGGTGAGGTCTTGCGGTATATCGGTGATGCCATGTTGGCTATTTTCCCTATCGGAAAACACGGATGTGAAGCGGTGCCTGCGAAGGTTGCTGCGAATGCACTGATGGCGGCTCGCTGCGCCATCTCCCGAATGCAATCGGAGCCCGAATGTAAAGGCATGGAGTTTGGCATTGGGCTGCATTTTGGCACTGTCATGTACGGCAACATAGGCTCACCCTCAAGACTTGAGTTTACGGCCATAGGCGCTGCCGCCAATGAGGCCGCTCGAATACAGGATTTAACCAAGTCACTGGGTGTACCTTTGTTGGCCTCGCATCAGTTTGTCGAAAAGCATGGCGGGCAGGGCGAAGATGGCTGGCGCTTCAATGGT
- the galU gene encoding UTP--glucose-1-phosphate uridylyltransferase GalU, whose translation MIRKCLFPAAGYGTRFLPATKSMPKEMMPIVNKPLIEYGVEEALEAGLDQISIVTGRGKRALADHFDTNYELEHQIAGSSKENLLKDIRHLIDACTFSYTRQQEMKGLGHAILTGEPLIGDEPFAVVLADDLCVNPEEGVLSQMVKLYRQFRCSIVAIQEVPADETYKYGVIDGEMIKEDIFRINDMVEKPAPENAPSNMAIIGRYILTPDIFEIIRNTPPGKGGEIQITDALLKQAKDGCVLAYKFKGKRFDCGSVDGYIKATNYCYENLYQA comes from the coding sequence ATGATTCGTAAATGCTTATTTCCCGCCGCAGGCTATGGTACACGGTTCCTGCCAGCGACCAAATCCATGCCGAAAGAGATGATGCCAATCGTAAATAAGCCACTGATAGAGTACGGCGTTGAGGAAGCGCTGGAAGCTGGCTTGGATCAAATCAGTATTGTAACGGGACGTGGCAAACGTGCGTTGGCTGACCACTTCGATACCAATTACGAACTCGAGCATCAGATTGCGGGATCCTCCAAAGAAAATCTACTCAAGGATATTCGTCACCTGATTGACGCCTGCACCTTTTCATACACCCGCCAACAAGAAATGAAGGGGTTGGGGCATGCGATTCTTACCGGTGAACCCTTGATCGGTGACGAACCCTTTGCAGTGGTGCTGGCTGATGATCTCTGTGTTAACCCGGAAGAGGGAGTGTTATCGCAAATGGTCAAGCTGTACCGACAGTTTCGTTGCAGTATTGTCGCTATTCAGGAGGTGCCCGCCGATGAAACTTATAAGTACGGTGTCATCGACGGAGAGATGATTAAGGAAGATATCTTCCGAATAAACGATATGGTGGAAAAACCTGCTCCCGAAAACGCGCCCAGCAATATGGCCATTATTGGCCGCTACATCCTGACGCCGGATATTTTCGAGATTATCCGTAATACGCCACCAGGAAAGGGGGGGGAGATTCAAATCACCGATGCGCTACTCAAGCAAGCCAAAGATGGCTGTGTACTAGCGTATAAATTCAAAGGCAAGCGCTTCGATTGTGGAAGTGTCGATGGCTACATAAAAGCCACCAACTATTGCTATGAAAACCTTTATCAGGCGTGA
- a CDS encoding mannose-1-phosphate guanylyltransferase/mannose-6-phosphate isomerase produces MIVPVILSGGSGSRLWPLSRESYPKQLIRMLSDHDSMIQQTWRRIADVDDVAPPLIVCNEQHRFTVAEQMRQCGAEGSNIVLEPCARNTAPAIAAAALIAQRSGENPTLLILPADHVIARVDEFHQRIKLASLLSSTGRLVTFGIIADRPETGYGYIKGGAELPEGGLRLDHFVEKPSLERAKKLVASGDYFWNSGMFMFQAQTLINELQQYQPELLKAVEASVQQASEDLDFIRLQEDGFSAAPDLSIDYGLMEHTQKGAVVPADISWSDVGAWDSLADLQPADDQGNGGVGDRLLVDCNNSYVHADNRLVAAVGLDNIIVVETDDAVLIADRAKAQQVKDVVSLLKSEGRKEAREHRTVYRPWGKYEEIDTSERFQVKHIRVNPGASLSLQMHHHRAEHWVVVQGTAKVTCGDSQYLVTENESTYIPLGEQHRLENPGKIPLDLIEVQSGSYLGEDDIVRLDDIYGRTEIINPEGTPDQ; encoded by the coding sequence ATGATCGTACCGGTTATTCTTTCAGGTGGTAGTGGTTCCCGGCTTTGGCCTCTGTCGCGAGAGTCCTACCCCAAGCAGTTAATTCGTATGCTGTCAGACCATGACAGCATGATTCAGCAAACCTGGCGTCGTATAGCAGATGTTGATGATGTTGCACCGCCGCTCATCGTTTGTAACGAGCAGCACCGATTTACGGTTGCCGAGCAGATGCGTCAGTGCGGTGCCGAGGGTAGCAATATTGTGCTGGAACCTTGCGCTAGAAATACGGCTCCAGCCATAGCCGCGGCAGCCTTGATCGCCCAGCGATCTGGTGAGAATCCGACGTTACTGATATTGCCTGCTGACCATGTTATCGCCCGAGTCGATGAATTCCATCAACGAATCAAATTAGCAAGTCTCCTATCCTCTACAGGCCGTCTGGTCACCTTTGGTATTATTGCCGATCGTCCGGAAACCGGTTATGGCTATATCAAGGGCGGCGCTGAGCTCCCTGAAGGTGGGTTAAGGCTAGATCACTTTGTTGAAAAACCCTCTTTGGAACGAGCTAAAAAGCTGGTTGCCAGTGGTGATTATTTCTGGAACAGCGGCATGTTTATGTTCCAGGCACAAACCCTGATCAATGAACTGCAGCAATATCAACCTGAACTTCTGAAAGCGGTCGAGGCATCAGTTCAGCAAGCATCAGAAGATCTGGACTTCATTCGCCTACAGGAGGACGGCTTCTCTGCTGCACCTGATCTTTCCATTGACTACGGGTTGATGGAGCATACGCAAAAAGGCGCTGTAGTTCCGGCCGATATTAGCTGGAGCGATGTGGGTGCCTGGGATTCTCTAGCAGATCTGCAACCTGCTGACGACCAGGGTAATGGTGGTGTTGGTGATCGCTTGTTGGTTGATTGCAACAACAGTTACGTGCACGCCGACAACCGTCTAGTGGCGGCAGTTGGGCTGGATAATATTATTGTTGTAGAAACCGATGACGCGGTACTGATAGCGGATCGGGCCAAGGCGCAGCAGGTGAAGGACGTTGTAAGCCTGCTCAAATCTGAAGGGCGCAAAGAGGCGCGTGAGCATCGCACCGTTTATCGTCCCTGGGGAAAATACGAAGAAATTGATACTTCGGAACGTTTCCAGGTCAAGCATATTCGGGTTAATCCAGGTGCCAGCTTATCTTTACAAATGCATCACCACCGCGCCGAGCATTGGGTGGTTGTGCAGGGAACGGCGAAAGTGACCTGCGGTGACAGCCAGTATCTGGTGACTGAAAATGAATCAACCTACATTCCACTGGGAGAACAGCACCGGCTCGAGAATCCCGGTAAAATTCCACTGGACCTGATCGAGGTGCAATCTGGTAGCTACCTCGGTGAAGATGATATCGTCCGTCTGGATGATATTTATGGACGCACAGAAATAATTAATCCCGAAGGAACCCCTGATCAATGA
- the pgsA gene encoding CDP-diacylglycerol--glycerol-3-phosphate 3-phosphatidyltransferase, with amino-acid sequence MNIPNLLTLLRVLLIPVIVVVYYLPVGWSYMAAAGIFFIAGCTDLLDGYLARRWNQSTPFGAFLDPVADKLMVAVSLTLLVHEYASFWVTVPAMIIIGREIVISALREWMAELGKRTSVAVSYIGKIKTAAQMGAIFFLLATPAEINNLVGQIGFGFLYVAALLTIWSMWQYLSAAWGDLMPTDDQS; translated from the coding sequence ATGAACATCCCCAACCTATTGACCTTGTTACGAGTGTTGCTGATTCCCGTTATTGTCGTTGTCTACTACCTGCCGGTGGGTTGGAGTTACATGGCAGCGGCCGGGATTTTTTTTATTGCTGGCTGCACCGATCTGCTCGATGGTTACCTGGCGCGTCGCTGGAATCAGAGTACACCCTTCGGTGCCTTTCTCGATCCTGTCGCAGACAAATTGATGGTTGCGGTGTCCCTGACTCTTCTGGTGCATGAGTATGCCAGTTTCTGGGTGACAGTCCCCGCCATGATTATTATTGGTCGAGAAATAGTGATTTCGGCACTCAGGGAGTGGATGGCCGAGCTGGGGAAGCGAACCAGTGTGGCTGTATCCTATATTGGTAAAATTAAGACGGCCGCCCAAATGGGCGCCATTTTCTTCCTGCTGGCAACTCCGGCCGAGATTAACAATCTGGTTGGTCAAATCGGATTTGGGTTTCTCTATGTTGCTGCGTTATTGACGATTTGGTCGATGTGGCAATATTTGTCGGCTGCCTGGGGGGACCTAATGCCAACCGACGATCAGTCTTAG
- the uvrC gene encoding excinuclease ABC subunit UvrC: MAASPPAFDHKAFLATQHHHPGVYQMYAEGGAILYVGKAKSLKNRLASYFRSSGLAPKTAALVARIVHIETIVTNTEAEALILEQNLIKNHRPPYNILLRDDKSYPYVFIAPGGGFPRLGFYRGRKKRGVEYFGPYPSAGAIRESMNILQRVFRVRQCEDSYFRNRTRPCLQYQIKRCKAPCTGLVSEQEYATDVERSRLFLRGKSQALIYLLLEEMEAAAAALEFEKAADLRDQVTQLRAAQEQQVVDRDGGNIDVIAMAEQGDHLCFALLSIRGGRVAGNRSIFHQRKTDDPLEDIYSGLLAQLYLGDQGGRDVPEEVVTDIDIQSSELLQETISSGVGRALVIRHRVRGDRASWINLAQKNAVQNLQARLSNRTSIRQRYIELQQLLELDKIPARMECFDISHSSGEATVASCVVFNDEGPLKSDYRRFNITDITPGDDYAAMRQALHRRYSRVLKEEGRLPDLLFIDGGKGQLSMANQVMEELELTDLLLVGVAKGETRKPGLETLIVNGSFEEIQLPRGSSALLLIQSIRDEAHRFAITGHRQRRAKARNRSALEDVPGIGAKRRQQLLKYFGGLQGVSQASVSELQKVQGISAHLAEAIHDALHPD, from the coding sequence ATGGCGGCCTCACCTCCTGCTTTTGATCACAAAGCCTTTCTGGCAACCCAGCACCACCACCCCGGCGTCTATCAAATGTATGCCGAAGGTGGTGCTATTCTGTACGTGGGTAAAGCGAAAAGCCTGAAGAATCGACTGGCAAGTTATTTTCGCTCAAGTGGCCTTGCGCCGAAAACGGCTGCGTTGGTTGCTCGCATCGTTCATATAGAGACGATTGTGACGAATACTGAAGCCGAAGCGCTGATACTTGAACAAAATCTAATTAAAAATCACCGCCCGCCCTACAATATTCTACTTAGGGACGATAAATCCTACCCCTATGTTTTTATCGCTCCGGGGGGGGGATTCCCCCGTTTGGGGTTTTACCGAGGGCGAAAAAAGCGAGGTGTCGAATACTTCGGACCTTATCCCAGCGCCGGTGCTATTCGGGAAAGTATGAATATACTGCAGCGTGTCTTTCGGGTCAGGCAATGCGAAGACAGCTATTTCCGCAACCGGACCCGACCCTGTCTCCAGTATCAAATAAAGCGCTGCAAAGCTCCCTGTACCGGGCTTGTCAGTGAGCAAGAGTATGCTACTGATGTTGAGCGTTCCAGGTTGTTTTTGCGCGGCAAAAGCCAAGCCTTGATCTATCTGCTACTGGAAGAAATGGAAGCGGCGGCGGCTGCGTTGGAATTCGAGAAAGCAGCTGACTTAAGGGATCAGGTGACTCAGCTTCGGGCGGCTCAGGAACAGCAGGTGGTCGATCGTGATGGCGGTAATATCGATGTCATTGCTATGGCGGAGCAGGGGGATCACCTGTGCTTTGCGTTGTTAAGCATACGTGGTGGTCGTGTCGCAGGTAATCGGAGCATTTTCCACCAACGCAAAACAGACGATCCGCTTGAGGATATATACAGTGGCTTGTTAGCCCAGCTTTATCTGGGGGATCAGGGTGGCAGAGATGTACCTGAGGAGGTAGTCACAGACATCGATATTCAATCTTCAGAATTACTGCAAGAAACCATTTCTTCCGGGGTAGGTCGTGCCCTGGTCATCCGCCATAGGGTGCGCGGAGATCGAGCCAGTTGGATCAATTTGGCGCAAAAAAATGCGGTGCAAAACCTGCAAGCACGGTTGAGCAACCGAACCAGTATTCGCCAGCGCTACATTGAATTGCAACAGCTGCTAGAGCTGGACAAGATCCCAGCGCGTATGGAGTGCTTTGATATCAGCCACAGTTCGGGGGAGGCGACGGTCGCTTCTTGTGTGGTGTTTAATGATGAGGGGCCGTTGAAATCAGATTACCGGCGCTTCAACATCACCGATATTACCCCGGGTGATGATTACGCCGCTATGCGCCAAGCCCTGCATCGCCGTTATAGCCGGGTATTGAAAGAGGAGGGCAGGTTGCCCGATCTGCTGTTCATTGATGGCGGGAAGGGGCAGTTGTCTATGGCTAATCAGGTAATGGAGGAGCTGGAGTTGACTGATCTATTGCTTGTCGGGGTTGCTAAGGGAGAAACGCGCAAGCCGGGACTGGAAACCCTGATTGTAAACGGGTCTTTCGAAGAGATTCAGTTGCCTAGAGGATCTTCGGCATTGTTGCTGATCCAGTCTATACGTGATGAGGCGCATCGCTTTGCCATCACGGGTCATCGCCAGAGGCGCGCCAAGGCCCGTAATCGTTCTGCATTGGAGGATGTGCCCGGTATTGGGGCCAAACGTAGACAGCAGCTGCTGAAGTACTTTGGAGGCTTGCAGGGGGTTAGTCAGGCGTCAGTGAGTGAGCTACAGAAAGTGCAGGGGATCAGTGCCCATTTGGCCGAAGCCATTCATGACGCTTTACATCCAGATTAA
- the uvrY gene encoding UvrY/SirA/GacA family response regulator transcription factor: protein MINVLVVDDHDLVRTGITRMLADVDGITVVGEAESGEAAVDFARRLDIHVILMDVKMPGIGGLEATRKITRSNPDIKVIAVTVCEDEPFPSRLLKAGASGYVTKGAGLDDMVNAIRMAAKGKRYISADIAQQMALKPFQDEEQSSPFDQLSEREIQITMMIVNCHKVQVISDKLCLSPKTVNSYRYRIFDKLGISSDVELTLLAVRHGMVDGESVAG, encoded by the coding sequence TTGATTAATGTACTGGTTGTTGATGACCATGATTTGGTGCGTACCGGTATCACCAGAATGCTTGCTGATGTAGACGGTATTACTGTTGTTGGAGAAGCGGAAAGTGGTGAGGCAGCGGTCGATTTTGCGCGACGCCTGGATATCCATGTAATTCTGATGGATGTGAAAATGCCTGGCATCGGCGGTTTGGAAGCCACCCGTAAAATAACGCGATCAAATCCTGATATCAAAGTGATCGCTGTCACGGTTTGCGAGGACGAACCCTTTCCTTCCAGATTGCTGAAAGCGGGCGCTTCCGGGTATGTCACCAAGGGTGCGGGCTTGGATGATATGGTCAACGCGATTCGTATGGCGGCGAAAGGCAAGCGCTATATCAGTGCCGATATAGCTCAGCAAATGGCTCTGAAACCTTTTCAGGATGAGGAGCAAAGCTCGCCATTTGACCAATTGTCGGAGCGGGAGATTCAAATCACGATGATGATTGTTAACTGCCATAAGGTGCAGGTCATCTCCGATAAGCTATGCCTTAGTCCAAAGACTGTTAATAGTTATCGCTACAGAATATTCGATAAGCTCGGCATCAGTAGTGATGTTGAATTAACTCTGCTCGCTGTTCGTCACGGAATGGTTGATGGTGAGAGTGTAGCCGGATAA
- a CDS encoding electron transfer flavoprotein subunit alpha/FixB family protein produces MAILVIAEHSNDSLAGATLNTITAAQAIGGDIDVLVAGNACGGAAEAAAKVAGVSKVLVADNAAYEHQLAENMGLLIADLGKSYGHILAPATTSGKNYMPRVAALLDVDQISEVIRVEGPDTFARPIYAGNAIATVQSSATVKVITVRSTGFDAASAEGGSANVEAVANVEDAGISSFVGEELAKSDRPELTAADIVVSGGRGMGNGENFELLYTLADKLGAAVGASRAAVDAGFVPNDMQVGQTGKVVAPNLYVAVGISGAIQHLAGMKDSKVIVAINKDEEAPIFQVADYGLVADLFEAVPELEKLV; encoded by the coding sequence ATGGCTATTCTAGTAATTGCAGAACATTCCAATGACAGTCTGGCCGGTGCAACTCTTAACACCATAACTGCAGCTCAGGCAATCGGTGGCGACATCGATGTGCTGGTTGCCGGTAATGCTTGCGGCGGTGCCGCAGAAGCGGCCGCTAAAGTTGCAGGTGTCAGCAAGGTATTGGTGGCCGACAATGCTGCTTATGAGCACCAGTTAGCGGAGAATATGGGATTATTGATTGCTGATCTGGGCAAGTCCTACGGTCACATTCTGGCGCCAGCGACTACCAGCGGCAAGAATTACATGCCTCGCGTTGCTGCCTTGCTGGATGTTGATCAAATCTCTGAAGTGATTCGAGTTGAAGGCCCGGATACCTTCGCCCGACCTATCTATGCAGGTAATGCGATCGCTACCGTGCAGTCCAGTGCTACGGTTAAAGTGATCACGGTTCGTTCCACGGGTTTTGATGCCGCATCTGCTGAAGGTGGAAGTGCAAATGTTGAAGCGGTTGCCAACGTTGAAGATGCGGGCATATCGAGCTTTGTCGGCGAAGAGCTGGCCAAGTCCGACCGTCCTGAGTTGACAGCTGCCGACATCGTGGTATCGGGCGGTCGCGGTATGGGCAATGGAGAAAACTTTGAGTTGCTGTATACCCTTGCTGACAAACTGGGAGCAGCGGTCGGTGCATCTCGTGCAGCGGTTGATGCTGGTTTTGTCCCGAATGACATGCAGGTTGGACAAACAGGTAAGGTTGTTGCGCCAAACCTTTACGTTGCTGTGGGTATTTCTGGTGCTATCCAGCATCTCGCCGGCATGAAAGACAGTAAAGTTATTGTTGCAATTAACAAGGACGAAGAAGCGCCTATTTTCCAGGTTGCTGATTACGGTCTTGTCGCTGATCTGTTTGAAGCTGTTCCTGAACTGGAAAAGCTTGTATAG
- a CDS encoding electron transfer flavoprotein subunit beta/FixA family protein: protein MKVLVAVKRVIDYNVKVRVKADNSDVDLTNVKMAMNPFDEIAVEEAVRLKESGTATEVVAVSMGGKECQEQIRTALALGADRGILVETDESLGSLSVAKLLKAVVDEEKPDLIILGKQAIDSDNNQTGQMLGALAGLPQGTFASEVNVADGKVSVTREIDGGLQTVSLSLPAIVTTDLRLNEPRYASLPNIMKAKRKPLDTKTPADLGVETSSSVTTLKVESPAERQAGIKVASVEELVEKLKNEAKVI, encoded by the coding sequence ATGAAGGTTCTTGTAGCTGTAAAGCGAGTCATAGATTACAACGTAAAGGTCCGTGTTAAAGCGGATAATTCAGATGTTGATTTAACCAACGTCAAAATGGCCATGAACCCCTTTGATGAAATTGCTGTCGAAGAGGCCGTTCGCCTGAAAGAGAGCGGAACTGCCACTGAGGTTGTTGCGGTTTCCATGGGTGGAAAAGAGTGCCAGGAGCAGATTCGTACTGCGCTTGCGCTGGGTGCTGATCGTGGCATTCTGGTCGAAACCGATGAAAGCCTGGGTTCATTAAGTGTCGCCAAATTGCTTAAGGCGGTTGTTGATGAGGAAAAGCCTGATCTGATCATTCTTGGTAAGCAGGCAATTGATAGCGACAATAACCAGACTGGCCAGATGCTGGGTGCGTTAGCAGGGCTTCCTCAGGGTACCTTTGCTTCCGAAGTTAATGTTGCTGACGGTAAGGTTTCTGTTACCCGTGAAATTGATGGTGGATTGCAGACAGTCTCCTTGAGTTTGCCTGCCATTGTGACCACAGATCTTCGTTTGAACGAGCCTCGTTACGCTTCCTTGCCTAACATTATGAAAGCCAAGCGTAAGCCTCTGGATACCAAAACCCCGGCAGATTTGGGTGTTGAAACCTCATCCAGCGTGACAACGTTGAAAGTTGAGTCGCCAGCAGAACGTCAAGCTGGTATCAAGGTAGCCAGCGTTGAGGAGTTGGTTGAGAAACTGAAGAACGAAGCGAAGGTGATCTAA
- a CDS encoding electron transfer flavoprotein-ubiquinone oxidoreductase, translating to MERESMEFDVVIVGAGPSGLSAACRLMQQAQEAGSELTVCVVEKGSEVGAHILSGAVIEPTALNELFPNWKELGAPLNTPVSGDEIFVLKNQEKAQKVPNFFAPKTMHNEGNYIVSLGNVCRWLGEQAESLGVEIFPGFSASEVLFNEDGSVKGIATGDMGIGEDGSQKDSYMPGMELHAKYTLFSEGCRGHLGKQLIAHFNLDKDAEPQHYGIGIKELWDIDPDKHQQGLVVHTAGWPLDESGTKGGGFLYHIENNQVALGLITDLCYSNPHLSPFDEMQRYKQNPVIKQYLEGGKRVSYGARAIAKGGPQSLPKMNFPGGLLLGCDAGTLNFAKIKGTHTAMKSGMVAAEEVFKSIQNGSQGGEDLESYQSAFEASWAYKELYQQRNFGPAMHKFGNILGGAFAFIDLNIFNGKLPFTMQDRTPDHATLKPASECPEIHYPKPDGVISFDKLSSVFLSNTNHEEDQPCHLQLADDSIPLGSNLAQFNEPAQRYCPAGVYEIVEDEEGKRFQINSQNCVHCKTCDIKDPEQNITWVTPEGAGGPNYPNM from the coding sequence GTGGAACGAGAATCGATGGAGTTTGACGTCGTCATCGTCGGAGCCGGACCTTCTGGCCTGTCAGCCGCTTGCCGTCTTATGCAACAAGCTCAGGAAGCCGGAAGTGAGCTCACCGTATGTGTGGTGGAAAAAGGCTCTGAGGTTGGTGCCCATATCTTGTCTGGCGCTGTAATCGAGCCGACTGCCCTGAATGAGTTATTTCCAAACTGGAAGGAACTGGGTGCACCTCTCAACACACCCGTCTCAGGCGACGAAATCTTTGTGCTTAAAAATCAGGAAAAAGCACAAAAAGTGCCCAACTTTTTCGCTCCTAAAACCATGCACAACGAGGGTAACTACATTGTTAGCCTGGGCAATGTCTGCCGCTGGTTGGGCGAGCAAGCCGAATCCCTTGGAGTAGAGATATTCCCCGGCTTCTCCGCATCCGAAGTGCTTTTCAATGAAGATGGCAGTGTCAAGGGTATCGCCACAGGCGATATGGGTATCGGAGAGGATGGCAGCCAGAAAGACAGCTATATGCCTGGCATGGAGCTGCATGCAAAGTACACCTTGTTCTCAGAAGGTTGCCGAGGCCACCTGGGCAAACAACTGATCGCTCATTTCAACCTTGATAAAGACGCAGAACCCCAACATTACGGCATTGGCATCAAGGAACTCTGGGATATTGATCCAGATAAACACCAACAAGGACTGGTCGTTCATACTGCCGGTTGGCCACTCGATGAAAGCGGCACCAAAGGCGGCGGCTTCCTTTACCACATCGAAAACAACCAGGTCGCGCTCGGTTTAATAACCGATTTGTGCTACAGCAATCCTCATCTGAGCCCCTTCGATGAAATGCAGCGCTACAAGCAAAATCCGGTTATCAAGCAATACCTGGAAGGCGGAAAGCGAGTTTCCTATGGTGCCAGAGCAATTGCCAAAGGTGGTCCGCAGTCTTTACCCAAAATGAACTTCCCGGGCGGGCTCCTGCTTGGTTGTGATGCAGGCACCCTGAACTTTGCCAAGATTAAGGGCACCCACACGGCGATGAAATCCGGAATGGTTGCTGCCGAAGAGGTCTTTAAAAGCATCCAGAACGGAAGTCAGGGCGGTGAAGACCTGGAAAGCTATCAATCCGCTTTCGAGGCATCCTGGGCTTACAAAGAGCTGTATCAGCAGCGTAACTTTGGTCCGGCGATGCATAAATTCGGTAATATTCTGGGTGGTGCTTTTGCCTTTATCGATCTCAATATTTTCAACGGTAAACTGCCCTTTACTATGCAAGATCGTACACCGGATCATGCCACCCTCAAACCGGCCAGCGAATGCCCTGAAATTCACTACCCCAAGCCAGACGGCGTCATCAGCTTTGACAAACTAAGCTCTGTATTCCTGTCCAATACCAATCACGAGGAAGACCAACCCTGTCACCTTCAATTGGCTGACGACAGCATTCCTCTTGGAAGCAATCTGGCGCAATTTAACGAGCCGGCTCAGCGTTATTGTCCTGCCGGGGTCTATGAGATCGTGGAAGACGAAGAAGGCAAGCGATTCCAGATCAACTCCCAGAACTGCGTTCACTGTAAAACCTGTGATATTAAAGATCCTGAACAGAACATCACCTGGGTCACACCAGAAGGGGCTGGCGGGCCAAATTACCCCAACATGTAA
- a CDS encoding cyclic nucleotide-binding domain-containing protein — protein MEIDEEVCQLAKVPMFSKLDKSKLRLIAFTSEALHYQPGEILFKKGEPADSAFVVLSGEVEVLADTHGEDLVAAVRGANSLIGEMAVITTDPRSATLRARDDVEVLRIGDDVFIKLLTENPEVSLDVMRQLSSKLAESQTAYETLQDKLRASGG, from the coding sequence TTGGAAATTGATGAGGAAGTCTGCCAGCTGGCAAAGGTTCCAATGTTTTCCAAGCTGGATAAGTCGAAGCTACGTTTAATAGCCTTTACCAGCGAGGCCCTTCATTATCAACCTGGTGAAATCCTTTTTAAAAAAGGAGAACCGGCCGATAGCGCTTTTGTCGTACTCTCCGGCGAAGTAGAAGTATTGGCCGATACCCATGGTGAAGATCTTGTTGCCGCCGTACGTGGGGCTAATTCTTTGATTGGGGAAATGGCCGTCATTACCACCGACCCAAGGTCCGCAACCTTGCGCGCACGAGATGATGTTGAAGTATTGCGTATTGGGGATGATGTCTTTATCAAACTGTTAACCGAAAATCCCGAAGTTTCCCTGGATGTGATGCGCCAATTAAGTAGCAAACTGGCCGAATCACAAACCGCTTATGAAACTCTGCAAGATAAGCTTCGTGCTTCTGGCGGTTAG